The Brachyspira hampsonii genomic interval TGCTATTTTTGCTGATACAGGTGTAACTGTAATAGTAGTATTAAATGCTTTAAGGCTTCTTTACCCTTTAGGCGAAAAAAATGAAAATATTAATGTTGATACTAAAGTCTGCGATATAAAAGTAACTGATTGCGATTGCGGACATTAATTTTAATATTATAAAATTATATAATAGAGATGTTTATTTTATATATGCATCTCTATTTTTTATAGTCTTTTTTATCATTAATCTATGCATAATAGACATTAATACTAAAATTAATACTAAATATATTGGAAGCAATGATATTGATATATGATTTGCAATGTATCCGAATAATGGAGGCATTGCAAGAGTACCTATATATGCACTAGCCATTTGTACTCCTATTATAGCCTGAGAGTTTTCTCTGCCAAAGTTATATGGAGTTGAATGTATTATGGAAGGATATATCGGAGCACAGCCTAAACCTACAATTATAAATCCTATTAAAGATACTGTATTTACCATAGGAATAATCATTAATACTATTCCTATAAAAATTAATAATTCACCTAAAATTATCATTTGATTATCATTTAATTTCATTGTTGCAAATCCGGATATTGCTCTTCCTATAGTTATTCCTATATAAAATAAACTTCCGAAAGAAGCTGCAGTTTTTATGTCAATATTTTTATATAGATTTAAGTAACTGCTTGCCCATAATCCCGCAGTAGACTCAATGGCACAATAACAAAAAAAGCATATCATAATTTCTTTAGTACCTGTTATTTTTATAAGTTCTATTAATTTTAAAGTTTTTGTATTTATTTTTTCTTTATTTTGTTCATCATTTTTCTTCCATAGAGAAAGACTAAAAAATAAAATAGCAGTCAGCACAATCTGTATTATTGATATGTATCTGTATCCTGTATTCCAATTATTATTAATGAGTGCATACCCCATTATATAAGGTCCCATTGCAGCACCTATTCCCCACATACAATGAAGCCAGCTCATATGTTTGCTTTCGTAATGAAGAGCTACATAATTATTTAAAGAAGCATCTACACTTCCTGCACCTAATCCATAAGGTATAGCCCAAATACAAAGAAATAAATAAGAATGAGTAATAGAAAATCCAAAAAGAGCTATAGCAGTCATTGCAACACTAAATGCAGTTATTTTTCCTGTTCCAAATTTTTTAGTAAGTCTATCGCTTTGCAAACTAGAAATTATAGTTCCTGCAGAAATAATCATAGAAATTATACCAGCATAAGAAATAGGCACTTCCAATTCTTTATACATAGTAGGCCAAGCTGATCCGAGAATTGAATCCGGAAGTCCTAGACTAATAAAAGATAAATATATAATAGCAAGAAGAAGATTAAACATATTAAATTTCCATAAATTGATTTTTATATTATAATATAAATTATATTTTATTAAATACTTATTATGAAATTAATTTCATATTTATAGTAATGATTAATTTTACATATAATTCTTATTTGACATTAAATAAAAAATATACTATTATTGCTTTATCTTTTATAATTGGAGATAAATTATGGTGGTAACCGCACCGCACCGCACCGCACCGCACCGCACCGCACCGCACCGCACCGCACCGCACCTAGAAAATATATGCTTGTCATATAAAATCATTAAGTTATTATATTCTAATTCTTTAATAAATACATTTTTAAATAAAAAATTTATATTCATGGAGTTATTATGTTATTTAGCTCTATGATTTTTCTTTGGCTTTTTCTTCCTGTAGTTTTTATTCTTTACTATATAATTGATAAAAAGTTTAGAAATGTATTACTGCTTTTAGCAAGCATTATATTTTATGCTTGGGGAGGAGTTAGTTATACTTTAATAATGTTTTCTTCAATAATAATCAATTATATTTTTGCCTTATTAATTCATAAAGCAATTGAAGAAGATAATAAATTAAAAAAGAAAATATATTTAGCTTTATGCGTAATAGTTAACTTATCAATATTAAGCTATTTTAAATACACTGATTTTGCAATATCAATAATTAATTCCATATCAGGCAAGGAAGTAATTTCATTAAAAAACATAGTTCTGCCTATAGGAATATCATTTTACACTTTTCAGGCTTTGTCTTATGTTATAGACGTTTACAGAGAACATAACAAAGCACAGAAAAATATTATCAATTTGGCATTATATATATCTTTCTTTCCACAGTTAATAGCAGGACCTATAGTAAAGTATCATGATATAGATAGCCAGATAACAAATAGGATTGAGAATTTAGAAAATATAAGCTATGGAATAAAAAGGTTCATTTACGGACTGTCAAAAAAGGTAATACTTGCTAATATGTTTGCTTTATACTGTGATGAGATATTAAAACAGCCTGTTAGTGAATTAGGTACTATTTTGGTATGGCTTGCTTCTATTCTTTATACACTTCAGATTTATTATGATTTTTCTGGTTATTCTGATATGGCTATTGGTTTAGGGTACATATTCGGATTTAAGTTTTTAGAGAATTTTAATTATCCATACATATCAAAGTCAGTTCAAGAGTTTTGGAGGAGATGGCATATATCTTTGTCAGCTTGGTTTAAGGAGTATTTGTATATACCATTAGGAGGAAATCGTAGAGGAAAATATTTTACTTATTTAAATCTCTTAATTGTATTTTTTGCTACAGGGTTATGGCATGGTGCTAGTTTTAATTTTATTCTTTGGGGTTTATGGCATGGTTTATTTTTGGTTATAGAGCGTATATTTTTAGGAAAACTACTAGAGAAAAATAAATTAAAATTCTTAAATCACATTTATGTAATATTAGTATTTGTACTTGGCTGGGTATTATTCAGAGCAAATAATTTAAGTCATGCACTAGATTTATATAAATTGATGTTTAGTTATAAGGAAAGTTTCTATACAGTTAGATATTTCTTTTATCCTCAAACCCAAATATGTTTTATATTTGGTATATTATTCAGTGGTTTGTTTCAAAGTCTATTTCCAAAGATTAAAGAGGCTATATTTTCAAGCAGAGTTTATATATTAGAAAGTATCATACA includes:
- a CDS encoding MFS transporter, giving the protein MFNLLLAIIYLSFISLGLPDSILGSAWPTMYKELEVPISYAGIISMIISAGTIISSLQSDRLTKKFGTGKITAFSVAMTAIALFGFSITHSYLFLCIWAIPYGLGAGSVDASLNNYVALHYESKHMSWLHCMWGIGAAMGPYIMGYALINNNWNTGYRYISIIQIVLTAILFFSLSLWKKNDEQNKEKINTKTLKLIELIKITGTKEIMICFFCYCAIESTAGLWASSYLNLYKNIDIKTAASFGSLFYIGITIGRAISGFATMKLNDNQMIILGELLIFIGIVLMIIPMVNTVSLIGFIIVGLGCAPIYPSIIHSTPYNFGRENSQAIIGVQMASAYIGTLAMPPLFGYIANHISISLLPIYLVLILVLMSIMHRLMIKKTIKNRDAYIK
- a CDS encoding MBOAT family O-acyltransferase; translated protein: MLFSSMIFLWLFLPVVFILYYIIDKKFRNVLLLLASIIFYAWGGVSYTLIMFSSIIINYIFALLIHKAIEEDNKLKKKIYLALCVIVNLSILSYFKYTDFAISIINSISGKEVISLKNIVLPIGISFYTFQALSYVIDVYREHNKAQKNIINLALYISFFPQLIAGPIVKYHDIDSQITNRIENLENISYGIKRFIYGLSKKVILANMFALYCDEILKQPVSELGTILVWLASILYTLQIYYDFSGYSDMAIGLGYIFGFKFLENFNYPYISKSVQEFWRRWHISLSAWFKEYLYIPLGGNRRGKYFTYLNLLIVFFATGLWHGASFNFILWGLWHGLFLVIERIFLGKLLEKNKLKFLNHIYVILVFVLGWVLFRANNLSHALDLYKLMFSYKESFYTVRYFFYPQTQICFIFGILFSGLFQSLFPKIKEAIFSSRVYILESIIQFILLFICIMYLVNGTYNPFIYFRF